One region of Flavobacterium sp. KACC 22763 genomic DNA includes:
- a CDS encoding RagB/SusD family nutrient uptake outer membrane protein has product MKRYIKLFALSSLLTLGACSQDFLENEPYTDKVTDNFYKTPSDAFEGLVAVYDVLQREAYGGPLLISEQASDDCFGGYGIADAQTDIEWDRFLYVSDKDMNKDVWANAYLGIYRANILLENIDKVNWGSDTALKTRYEAEARFLRAHFHFTAAKMFGDIIPLDHTVTTSEFELPRQAPEITYALIAKDLKFAADNLGPENYSQAGNANYGRITKWAAEAYLARTFLFYTGTYGKADLAGVVSKTEATAYINDAVNNSGHGLVADFANLWLAASFENFAGEDNTEMVWAVRFNGSGKGNWDLHEGNRFQVNIAPRGGSIGKYATGWGGATVNPALVNAYEAGDTRKAASFIDYAGEGLNFDAQAREQRQYTGYSWKKYCPITNAAGTAVVEANGGNFQIDNYQDYAIIRFSDVLLMAAELNLSSNPALAQADFDRVRDRAFKNTTHRKTASIENIMKERQLELALEGLRYFDLIRQGMPAMKAAIDNTAGGSQFAVTFRTETQGWLPLPQSQIILSNGTITQNPGWN; this is encoded by the coding sequence ATGAAAAGATATATAAAATTATTTGCGCTTTCAAGCTTACTTACTTTAGGTGCTTGCTCGCAGGATTTCTTGGAAAACGAACCATATACAGATAAGGTAACTGACAATTTTTATAAAACACCTTCTGATGCTTTTGAAGGTCTTGTAGCAGTTTACGATGTTTTGCAGCGCGAGGCTTACGGCGGACCTTTATTAATTAGTGAACAAGCTTCTGATGATTGTTTTGGAGGTTATGGTATTGCCGATGCTCAGACGGATATTGAGTGGGATCGTTTCTTGTACGTTTCAGACAAAGACATGAACAAAGATGTTTGGGCTAATGCTTACTTAGGAATTTACAGAGCTAATATTTTATTAGAAAATATAGATAAAGTAAACTGGGGTTCTGATACAGCTTTGAAAACTCGTTACGAAGCTGAAGCACGTTTCTTAAGAGCGCACTTCCATTTTACAGCTGCTAAAATGTTTGGAGATATTATTCCGTTAGATCATACTGTAACAACAAGCGAATTTGAATTGCCAAGACAAGCTCCAGAAATTACTTATGCTTTAATTGCAAAAGATTTAAAATTTGCTGCAGATAATTTAGGTCCAGAAAACTATTCACAAGCAGGAAATGCTAATTACGGACGTATTACAAAATGGGCTGCAGAAGCATATTTGGCTAGAACATTCTTGTTTTATACAGGAACTTATGGCAAAGCAGATTTAGCTGGTGTGGTTTCTAAAACAGAAGCAACAGCTTATATTAATGATGCAGTAAACAATAGTGGACATGGTTTAGTGGCTGATTTTGCTAATCTTTGGTTAGCAGCTTCTTTTGAAAACTTTGCTGGAGAAGATAATACAGAAATGGTTTGGGCAGTTCGTTTTAACGGTTCAGGAAAAGGAAATTGGGATCTTCACGAAGGAAACCGTTTCCAAGTAAACATTGCGCCACGTGGAGGTTCAATTGGAAAATATGCAACAGGATGGGGAGGAGCTACAGTTAATCCTGCTTTGGTAAATGCATATGAAGCCGGTGATACTAGAAAAGCAGCTTCATTTATTGACTATGCTGGCGAAGGTTTAAATTTTGATGCACAAGCTAGAGAACAACGCCAGTATACAGGATATTCTTGGAAAAAATATTGTCCAATTACTAACGCGGCAGGAACAGCTGTTGTAGAGGCAAACGGAGGAAATTTCCAAATTGACAACTACCAAGATTATGCTATTATTCGTTTCTCTGATGTATTGCTAATGGCTGCTGAGTTGAATTTATCTTCTAACCCAGCTTTAGCACAAGCAGATTTTGACAGAGTACGTGATCGTGCCTTTAAAAATACTACTCACAGAAAAACAGCTAGTATCGAAAACATCATGAAAGAGCGTCAGTTAGAATTGGCTCTTGAAGGACTTCGTTACTTCGACTTAATCAGACAAGGAATGCCTGCAATGAAAGCAGCTATTGATAACACTGCTGGAGGTTCTCAGTTTGCAGTTACTTTTAGAACAGAGACTCAAGGTTGGTTGCCATTACCGCAATCGCAAATCATTCTTTCAAATGGTACTATAACTCAAAATCCAGGCTGGAATTAA